One Paenibacillus riograndensis SBR5 DNA segment encodes these proteins:
- a CDS encoding RHS repeat domain-containing protein, producing MLLQAAALAAGPQVLESNRWDASNRLIKNTNTYGDITTYQYDGDGNRVSMRTTVGDGAVQDAYLPGNPAGNRDGWEPQFKKRQLELYFTNDITMSIPQPLMATGAAGQNWKQSYVYGAGEERISMSYLVSGDKSNDWEPAAGASGASAAAGTPKTLFYLSDAQGSVIGLEGQDGSMSARYRYDEFGVAEAPEKFDLNWSGPDNLFGYTSLGYDYYSGYSHAQARDFDSSIGRFISEDTYEGQLNDPLSLNLYAYVKNNPLRYTDPSGNKPWEPYDVNELRLLLNDAIAHKLNKGSDLYNAYYNKIWERYGFEDFMEKSQYSYYFKLLTGNSSGKNNASNANAAREELVSAFFDANLATYIASMAMEGSTHVSTVKIKSPTVTDSEAVVTKGTGKTGTVWDSMKATQPLYEGTQIPKSFEISVGNQKVWVHGNATEHMYEDVAKVMKTPGIDPKLYSQQLLTDFQGSLQQATQNGIKYGELMNVGKWEFKFSPPREQGQLPALIHAQFNGWGK from the coding sequence GTGCTGCTTCAGGCTGCTGCACTGGCCGCAGGTCCGCAGGTGCTGGAGAGCAACCGCTGGGATGCATCGAACCGCCTGATCAAAAACACCAATACGTACGGCGACATCACCACATACCAGTATGACGGTGACGGCAACCGGGTCAGCATGCGGACCACCGTCGGTGACGGTGCGGTTCAGGATGCTTACCTGCCCGGCAACCCTGCGGGTAACCGTGACGGTTGGGAGCCGCAGTTTAAGAAACGGCAGCTCGAGCTTTATTTTACCAATGATATCACTATGAGTATTCCGCAGCCATTGATGGCTACTGGAGCTGCAGGACAGAACTGGAAGCAGTCCTATGTCTACGGAGCTGGTGAAGAGCGGATCAGCATGAGCTATCTGGTCAGCGGAGACAAGAGCAACGATTGGGAACCGGCGGCCGGGGCCAGCGGTGCTAGCGCAGCGGCGGGCACGCCGAAGACACTCTTTTATCTCAGTGATGCGCAGGGCAGTGTCATCGGGCTGGAAGGCCAGGACGGCAGCATGTCCGCGCGATACCGCTACGACGAATTCGGCGTGGCCGAAGCTCCGGAGAAATTCGACCTGAACTGGTCCGGCCCGGACAACTTGTTCGGCTACACGAGCCTGGGCTATGATTACTACAGCGGCTACTCCCATGCACAGGCGCGGGATTTTGACTCCAGCATTGGACGGTTTATCAGCGAGGATACGTATGAAGGCCAGCTGAACGATCCGCTGAGTTTGAATTTGTATGCGTATGTTAAGAACAATCCGCTGCGGTATACGGATCCAAGTGGGAACAAGCCATGGGAGCCTTATGATGTAAACGAACTAAGACTCTTACTGAATGATGCAATAGCGCATAAACTGAATAAAGGAAGCGACCTGTATAATGCATATTATAATAAAATATGGGAACGGTACGGCTTTGAAGACTTTATGGAAAAGAGTCAGTACAGTTACTACTTTAAGTTATTAACAGGAAACAGTTCTGGCAAAAACAACGCGAGTAACGCAAACGCAGCAAGAGAAGAGCTAGTTTCAGCATTTTTCGATGCAAATCTGGCAACGTATATTGCATCTATGGCAATGGAGGGGTCAACTCATGTAAGTACCGTTAAGATAAAAAGTCCTACGGTGACGGATAGTGAGGCGGTAGTTACTAAGGGGACGGGTAAAACTGGTACAGTATGGGATTCAATGAAAGCTACGCAGCCATTATACGAAGGCACACAAATACCGAAATCTTTTGAGATTAGTGTCGGAAATCAAAAAGTATGGGTTCATGGGAATGCAACAGAGCATATGTATGAGGACGTTGCAAAAGTTATGAAAACTCCTGGAATAGACCCGAAGTTATACTCTCAGCAATTGCTGACAGATTTTCAAGGTTCATTACAACAGGCAACACAAAATGGTATTAAGTATGGAGAATTGATGAATGTGGGCAAGTGGGAGTTTAAATTTTCTCCACCGAGAGAGCAGGGGCAGTTGCCAGCACTAATACATGCTCAGTTCAATGGATGGGGAAAATAA
- a CDS encoding DUF6531 domain-containing protein, translated as MKFRVLKRKWRSGSLKARVNLMLALLLVISYIPVLPGIAKLTSSAYAATNMRIEPSELSPGPGKSVEISFSFNAADDGQDQHETNINLCTPQKDGSAPLLGDLITSGVYPTKKDGQYIVHKYVWDGKIGGVPLDEGRYNICISPAEYNGSGVYYGQIASFEILGGDEVQPPAALQIRPAASGQSVVSGTAEPGTLLEVELYYPSSGEDKLYPNVAVNSAGQWSQQLGITPGVTAHITARAKKDGKFSGYSEPLAVLRAPMPAFTLSLEALAAYYYKLDSVQAMKEKAKDIAVLNQSAASSGTISGLTSILLTDPQTARAISSGDLTQFTEAAIQDRLRIVNPSGQAPVDPARGDFVYSSDSISLQALMPLQFGLSYLSRDPYKGVNGLGWHHSYEWKLNPLNGGKVEVMSPDGSLFEYVPLAGGQYLTPRGTDWTLSAPSSGEYTLASPQGDLYRFNGEGLLQSVTDLNGNQIAFAYQGKKLEEVSTAGASLSLSYDGAGKLIAVSDLTGRQMSFHYDPASGDMTSITDVDGATTKLTYDDNHHVLSVTDAKGTAVMSVAYDDHQRVTSFTDFYGNTSSSAYEGRVAPVVRGEEPEGGGTGIDPANGRDIPESNEVILSGTMNNLAHAPAYRKVEGLKPLIADYLAGSIGTIESKRNAFSASAVAAPGGIADIQSAIAASSASPAVVSSGHLNVEESVTFGSPGKPVVLIVDGMNTNKDITVRVYGTLILKQGLNANTKLALDVQKVQGLYGNLWSGGTIHLNNDSSVKVGDTLQTGSLTYNSGGLTIDAQRILIAGDLSINTRVEMNIAQEMTVGGIVSNNQTANLTVTGGDLFVRDNVSVNNNLKVQTGGLFVLGGDMTPNQTPVVRTGVGSGKTILTYPQSSAGSAGSVNTNNASFGKVSSASPEKAGSASSENARSASSGISAAASPAGLASSIATTANKTTWTNALHQDTSYIWNNHFQIAQRQAANGAVVKYSYDSSDRVKTITDANGNKGKFAYDESGNLTQTTDESGYSSLTRYNAMNRPVEEIDALGNRATYEYDTAGNLVKSTDALGGVVTIARDSAGVPVSVTDAEGHTTAYTNDADGFAKEIKDPSGYTTIIERDTLHRTTKITDAEGKLQAVDYDQKDRAVAVTNALDQTSSVTYDANGNPVEHTNEAGSKTVSNYQVYRLSSTEDALQNSTTKTYDALGRVIEAKDEAGAVTAYNYDSVGQLEEVTDAEGQSNTYTYDDNGNMLTQKDAKGNITSYTYSKRNELLSVTDPLGAKTRYRYDAAGNTIKETDALGNSTYYDYNALGQLVKVTDALGAVTEYQYDKNGNQVAVIDPNHSIWTTKYDSRSLDAGTINPLKEETAVTRNARGLMTEFLDAAGQKTTYEYDALGRNTRVRNALGYETIYAYDAQGNVEKIVNANHHETAFTYDPLGRLTEVKNAEGSTTKYSYDASGNLLDKTNALGAVTSYRYDTLNRVIESVNPLQEITSLAYDENGNLQKVTEPDSNTTVYAYNKGNQVEQIQYGNDLTVKYKYDLAGRRSLMTDSTGDTRYTYDALNRPTSVIDPRGNNVRYEWTATGQRSRIIYPDNTVVSYDYDKLDRIKQVTDAQNGITSYLYDAAGRLKEKLLPNKGQSTYSYDGAGQLLEMKHTAPGGALLEQLTYVYDPAGNKIRSERQEGGSDEDNPAGTPRPADIADYAYDALNQLVQVQKQNGSRVVYSYDTVGNRLGKETTGAGTTIKELYTYDAANKLTHFEKGSDYKDYTYDKRGNLLEVSGIDSEAALGLFTAKTRAQKTTVPDSVYSNTGTSGLEAGGDAKVKADPSASAGGGTSAGAAVATNADANDAATTAATDPLVELLDPLSSIPDPASSPAGTIPTDVEGASLSGLPDADVKAGVTGDVYGDKALTPEALLKAAQAAGPQVLESNRWDASNRLIKNTNTYGDITTYQYDGDGNRVSMRTTLGDGAVQDAYLPGNPAGTRDGWEPQYKKRQLELYFTNDITMSIPQPLMATGAAGQNWKQSYVYGAGEERISMSYLVSGDKSNDWEPATGASAAGTAAGAPKTLFYLSDAQGSVIGLEGQDGSMSARYRYDEFGVAEAPEKFDLNWSGPDNLFGYTSLGYDYYSGYSHAQARDFDSSIGRFISEDTYEGQLIDPLSLNLYAYVKNNPLRYTDPSGNKPWEPYDVNELRLLLNDAIAHKLNKGSDLYNAYYNKIWERYGFEDFMEKSQYSYYFKLLTGNSSGKNNASNANAAREELVSAFFDANLATYIASMAMEGSTHVSTVKIKSPTVTDSEAVVTKGTGKS; from the coding sequence ATGAAATTCCGAGTATTAAAAAGGAAATGGCGCAGCGGCAGCTTGAAGGCGCGTGTGAACCTCATGCTTGCGCTGCTGCTGGTCATATCTTACATCCCGGTTCTTCCGGGAATTGCCAAGCTCACATCGTCTGCCTATGCGGCTACCAATATGCGGATTGAACCGAGTGAGCTGAGTCCGGGACCCGGTAAAAGTGTGGAAATTTCGTTCAGCTTCAACGCAGCGGATGACGGCCAGGACCAGCATGAGACTAACATCAACCTGTGTACTCCGCAAAAAGACGGTTCTGCTCCGCTCCTTGGGGATCTGATTACGAGCGGCGTGTATCCGACGAAGAAGGACGGGCAATATATCGTTCATAAATATGTCTGGGATGGCAAGATCGGAGGCGTGCCGCTGGACGAAGGGCGTTATAACATCTGCATCTCTCCTGCTGAATATAACGGCTCTGGTGTGTATTACGGCCAAATCGCCAGCTTCGAAATCCTTGGCGGTGACGAGGTGCAGCCACCGGCAGCCTTGCAGATCAGACCTGCGGCCTCAGGACAATCTGTAGTATCAGGGACTGCTGAACCCGGAACGCTGCTGGAAGTGGAGCTCTACTATCCCTCCAGCGGAGAAGACAAGCTGTACCCCAATGTTGCAGTCAACAGCGCAGGACAATGGAGTCAGCAGCTCGGGATCACACCGGGCGTAACGGCGCATATTACGGCGAGAGCGAAGAAGGACGGTAAGTTCTCCGGGTATTCGGAGCCGCTTGCGGTGCTGCGTGCGCCTATGCCCGCTTTTACGCTGAGCTTGGAAGCCTTGGCTGCCTATTATTATAAGCTGGATTCTGTTCAGGCAATGAAAGAAAAAGCCAAGGACATCGCTGTACTGAACCAGTCTGCGGCCTCGTCGGGAACAATCAGCGGGTTGACCTCTATTCTGCTGACAGATCCTCAAACTGCCCGTGCTATTTCCAGCGGGGATCTGACGCAATTTACGGAAGCGGCCATCCAGGACCGGCTGCGGATCGTGAACCCGTCGGGGCAGGCGCCGGTTGATCCGGCCCGGGGGGATTTTGTCTACTCCAGCGATTCGATTAGTCTGCAGGCCTTGATGCCGCTGCAATTCGGACTGAGCTATTTAAGCCGTGACCCTTACAAGGGGGTTAATGGACTGGGGTGGCATCACAGCTATGAATGGAAGCTGAACCCGCTGAACGGCGGCAAGGTGGAAGTCATGAGCCCGGACGGTTCGCTTTTTGAATACGTGCCTTTGGCGGGAGGCCAGTATCTGACACCGCGAGGTACCGACTGGACGCTAAGTGCCCCTTCTTCAGGGGAATATACCCTTGCATCGCCGCAAGGCGATCTTTACCGGTTCAATGGTGAAGGGCTGCTGCAATCGGTCACGGATTTAAACGGGAATCAGATCGCTTTTGCTTATCAGGGTAAGAAGCTGGAAGAAGTCAGTACAGCCGGGGCTTCTCTAAGCTTAAGCTATGACGGGGCAGGAAAACTGATTGCTGTAAGTGATCTAACCGGCCGACAGATGTCATTTCATTATGATCCGGCAAGCGGAGACATGACCTCGATTACTGATGTGGATGGGGCCACAACCAAGCTTACCTATGATGACAACCATCACGTACTGAGCGTAACCGACGCCAAAGGAACTGCGGTGATGAGTGTTGCCTATGATGACCATCAGCGCGTGACCAGTTTCACCGATTTCTATGGCAATACGAGTTCCTCCGCCTATGAGGGGCGTGTGGCCCCAGTGGTCCGGGGAGAAGAGCCTGAAGGCGGCGGGACGGGAATTGATCCTGCGAACGGACGGGATATACCGGAATCTAATGAGGTGATTTTGTCCGGGACGATGAATAATCTGGCCCATGCACCTGCATACCGGAAGGTTGAAGGGCTGAAGCCGCTCATAGCTGACTATTTGGCAGGCAGCATTGGAACGATCGAGAGCAAACGGAATGCTTTTAGTGCCTCAGCGGTTGCCGCTCCGGGCGGGATTGCTGACATTCAAAGTGCGATAGCGGCCAGCAGCGCATCACCGGCTGTTGTGAGTTCGGGCCATTTGAATGTTGAAGAGAGCGTAACGTTCGGGTCACCGGGCAAGCCTGTCGTCCTGATCGTGGACGGGATGAATACGAACAAGGATATCACCGTGCGTGTATACGGCACGCTGATTCTGAAGCAGGGACTTAACGCCAACACCAAGCTTGCGCTCGATGTGCAAAAGGTTCAGGGCTTATACGGCAATCTGTGGTCCGGGGGGACCATCCATCTCAATAATGATTCTTCCGTAAAAGTGGGGGATACGCTGCAAACAGGTAGCCTGACCTACAACAGCGGCGGGCTGACCATTGATGCCCAGCGGATTCTTATTGCCGGGGACTTGTCGATCAATACACGCGTAGAGATGAACATTGCCCAGGAAATGACCGTTGGCGGAATTGTGTCCAACAACCAGACGGCGAATCTGACCGTGACCGGCGGTGACCTGTTCGTCCGCGACAACGTCAGTGTTAATAATAATTTGAAGGTGCAGACGGGCGGGCTGTTCGTGCTTGGGGGAGATATGACCCCGAACCAGACTCCAGTTGTCCGTACCGGGGTTGGCTCAGGCAAAACGATTCTGACTTATCCGCAGAGCAGTGCCGGCAGTGCTGGTTCCGTGAACACCAACAATGCTAGTTTTGGGAAAGTCAGCAGTGCAAGTCCGGAGAAAGCCGGCAGTGCAAGCTCCGAAAACGCGAGAAGTGCCAGTTCCGGAATTTCTGCAGCGGCGAGCCCTGCCGGACTAGCCTCTTCAATCGCCACTACCGCGAACAAGACTACATGGACCAATGCGCTTCATCAGGATACTTCATATATATGGAATAATCATTTCCAGATTGCTCAGCGGCAAGCGGCCAATGGCGCCGTCGTCAAATACAGTTATGACAGCAGCGACCGCGTAAAGACAATTACAGACGCTAACGGCAACAAAGGCAAATTTGCCTATGACGAGAGCGGGAATCTGACGCAGACGACAGACGAGAGCGGATACTCTTCACTCACCCGCTATAATGCAATGAACCGTCCGGTTGAAGAGATCGATGCTCTGGGCAACCGGGCCACCTATGAATATGACACAGCAGGCAATCTTGTCAAAAGCACGGATGCCCTCGGCGGTGTGGTCACCATTGCCAGAGACAGTGCCGGGGTCCCGGTCTCCGTTACGGATGCCGAAGGACACACAACGGCCTACACTAACGATGCTGACGGATTCGCCAAGGAAATCAAAGACCCGAGCGGATACACGACAATTATTGAACGCGATACTCTGCACCGGACAACTAAGATCACGGATGCGGAAGGCAAGCTGCAGGCTGTCGACTATGACCAGAAAGACCGTGCAGTTGCGGTTACGAATGCGCTGGACCAGACAAGCAGCGTTACCTACGACGCGAACGGTAATCCTGTGGAACACACTAACGAAGCTGGTAGTAAGACGGTCAGCAATTATCAGGTGTACCGTCTGAGCAGCACAGAGGACGCGCTTCAAAACAGCACCACCAAGACCTATGATGCGCTCGGCCGCGTCATAGAAGCGAAGGACGAAGCGGGAGCAGTCACGGCTTACAACTATGACAGCGTCGGACAGCTGGAGGAAGTTACAGATGCCGAAGGCCAGTCCAACACGTATACCTACGATGATAACGGAAATATGCTCACCCAAAAGGATGCGAAGGGCAACATCACCTCCTACACGTACAGCAAGCGCAATGAACTGCTGAGCGTAACCGATCCGCTTGGAGCCAAGACGCGTTACCGTTATGATGCAGCAGGCAATACTATCAAAGAGACTGATGCGCTCGGCAACAGCACCTACTATGACTACAATGCGCTGGGACAACTGGTGAAGGTAACGGACGCACTTGGTGCGGTAACTGAATACCAGTATGACAAGAACGGCAACCAGGTCGCAGTGATTGATCCCAACCATTCGATCTGGACGACCAAATATGACAGCCGGAGTCTGGATGCGGGAACGATTAATCCGCTGAAAGAGGAAACTGCAGTCACACGCAATGCGCGCGGACTAATGACCGAATTCCTGGATGCGGCAGGACAGAAGACTACTTACGAATACGATGCTTTGGGACGGAATACACGGGTGCGCAATGCACTGGGGTACGAAACCATTTACGCTTACGACGCGCAGGGCAATGTAGAGAAGATCGTGAATGCGAATCATCACGAGACGGCTTTTACGTATGATCCGCTGGGTAGATTAACAGAAGTAAAGAATGCGGAAGGCAGTACCACTAAATACTCCTACGACGCCTCCGGCAACCTGCTGGACAAAACCAATGCCCTCGGAGCTGTAACATCCTACCGCTACGATACACTGAACCGGGTCATTGAATCGGTGAATCCGCTGCAGGAGATAACCAGCCTTGCCTATGATGAGAACGGCAATCTGCAGAAGGTCACAGAACCGGACAGCAATACAACCGTCTATGCCTATAATAAGGGCAATCAAGTGGAACAGATTCAGTACGGCAACGATCTCACGGTAAAATATAAATATGATCTCGCGGGACGCCGCTCCCTGATGACTGACAGCACCGGGGACACCCGGTACACCTATGACGCACTCAACCGGCCAACCTCGGTGATAGATCCGCGGGGCAACAACGTGCGTTATGAGTGGACTGCAACCGGACAGCGCAGCCGGATCATTTATCCGGATAATACCGTGGTCAGCTATGACTATGACAAGCTTGACCGCATCAAGCAAGTAACGGATGCACAGAACGGGATCACCAGTTACCTGTATGATGCAGCCGGCCGTCTGAAGGAGAAGCTGCTGCCGAACAAAGGTCAGAGCACCTACAGCTATGACGGGGCGGGACAACTGCTGGAGATGAAGCATACGGCCCCAGGCGGCGCACTGTTGGAGCAGCTGACCTATGTGTACGATCCGGCAGGCAATAAAATCCGCAGTGAACGCCAAGAAGGCGGAAGCGATGAGGACAATCCTGCTGGAACGCCGCGTCCGGCGGACATTGCGGATTATGCCTACGATGCGCTGAACCAGCTGGTTCAAGTGCAGAAGCAGAACGGCTCCAGGGTCGTCTACTCCTATGACACCGTGGGCAACCGGCTGGGGAAAGAAACCACCGGAGCCGGAACCACCATCAAGGAACTATACACCTACGATGCGGCGAACAAGCTGACCCATTTTGAAAAAGGCAGCGACTACAAGGACTACACCTACGACAAGCGCGGCAATCTGCTGGAAGTGAGCGGTATCGACAGCGAAGCGGCTCTGGGCCTGTTCACGGCGAAGACGAGGGCGCAGAAGACCACAGTGCCGGACAGTGTCTACTCGAATACTGGGACAAGCGGACTGGAAGCGGGCGGGGATGCAAAGGTCAAGGCAGACCCAAGTGCAAGCGCAGGTGGAGGTACAAGTGCAGGTGCAGCCGTTGCTACAAATGCGGACGCAAATGATGCAGCCACAACCGCGGCTACAGATCCGTTGGTTGAGCTTTTAGATCCGTTGTCATCGATTCCAGATCCAGCCTCAAGCCCTGCCGGAACGATACCAACCGATGTTGAAGGAGCTTCATTATCCGGTCTGCCGGATGCGGATGTTAAAGCAGGAGTAACAGGGGATGTCTACGGCGATAAGGCTCTAACTCCCGAAGCGCTCTTGAAAGCTGCGCAGGCCGCAGGCCCGCAGGTGCTGGAGAGCAACCGCTGGGATGCATCGAACCGCCTGATCAAAAACACCAATACGTACGGCGACATCACCACGTACCAGTATGACGGTGACGGCAACCGGGTCAGCATGCGGACCACCCTCGGTGACGGTGCGGTTCAGGATGCCTACCTGCCAGGAAACCCTGCGGGTACCCGTGACGGTTGGGAGCCGCAGTATAAGAAACGGCAGCTCGAGCTTTATTTTACCAATGATATCACTATGAGTATTCCGCAGCCTCTGATGGCTACTGGAGCTGCAGGACAGAACTGGAAGCAGTCCTATGTCTACGGAGCCGGTGAAGAGCGGATCAGCATGAGCTATCTGGTCAGCGGAGATAAGAGCAACGATTGGGAACCGGCGACCGGAGCCAGCGCTGCTGGCACGGCGGCGGGTGCGCCGAAGACACTCTTTTATCTGAGTGATGCGCAGGGCAGCGTCATCGGGCTGGAAGGCCAGGACGGCAGCATGTCCGCGCGATACCGCTACGACGAATTCGGCGTGGCCGAAGCTCCGGAGAAATTCGACCTGAACTGGTCCGGCCCGGACAACTTGTTCGGCTATACCAGCCTGGGCTATGATTACTACAGCGGCTACTCCCATGCACAGGCGCGGGATTTTGACTCCAGCATTGGGCGGTTTATCAGTGAGGATACGTATGAAGGCCAGCTGATCGATCCGCTGAGTTTGAATTTGTATGCGTATGTTAAGAACAATCCGCTGCGGTATACGGATCCAAGTGGGAACAAGCCATGGGAGCCTTATGATGTAAACGAACTAAGACTCTTACTGAATGATGCAATAGCGCATAAACTGAATAAAGGAAGCGACCTGTATAATGCATATTATAATAAAATATGGGAACGGTACGGCTTTGAAGACTTTATGGAAAAGAGTCAGTACAGTTACTACTTTAAGTTATTAACAGGAAACAGTTCTGGCAAAAACAACGCGAGTAACGCAAACGCAGCAAGAGAAGAGCTAGTTTCAGCATTTTTCGATGCAAATCTGGCAACGTATATTGCATCTATGGCAATGGAGGGGTCAACTCATGTAAGTACCGTTAAGATAAAAAGTCCTACGGTGACGGATAGTGAGGCGGTAGTTACTAAGGGGACGGGTAAAAGTTAG
- a CDS encoding ribbon-helix-helix protein, CopG family, with protein MSSKKMGRPPSDNPKSELIRVRVDQAILSKLDACTKKLNTTRSDVIRRGIEKVYDELQK; from the coding sequence ATGTCGTCCAAAAAGATGGGGCGTCCACCGTCTGATAATCCCAAAAGCGAATTAATTCGCGTACGTGTCGATCAAGCCATTTTGAGTAAGCTGGACGCTTGCACCAAAAAGCTGAATACGACCCGTTCCGATGTAATTCGCAGAGGAATTGAAAAGGTGTATGACGAGCTCCAAAAATAA
- a CDS encoding MerR family DNA-binding transcriptional regulator produces the protein MDKTFTPKQIAKRLQVSTTTLRRYEDLDLVPDVPRTASNRRFYSPVHVQAFIALRTLIQGFGIPVSYDVMSLLKKGHVEQALWKINSHQYNIQMEKQRVEEVMSLIQKTDFSKYKNVQVTEEMKIGEVAAITGVNPSAIRHWEKEGLIRAKRNPENGYRVFTSRELKKIIVLSSLRKTVFFIESMKQLLEALEIHDLTTIERSFKVALQKLNEQLEKQMNGIAELMRYIQFCKSLEC, from the coding sequence GTGGACAAAACCTTTACGCCAAAACAGATAGCTAAGAGACTTCAGGTCAGCACCACAACCTTGCGAAGATATGAAGATCTCGATTTGGTACCTGACGTACCTCGAACAGCCAGTAATAGAAGATTTTATTCACCGGTCCATGTTCAAGCATTCATTGCTTTACGTACCTTGATACAAGGATTCGGTATTCCTGTCAGCTACGATGTCATGAGTCTGTTAAAAAAAGGTCACGTCGAACAGGCACTTTGGAAAATCAATTCACATCAATACAACATCCAAATGGAGAAGCAACGGGTTGAAGAGGTCATGAGCTTAATTCAAAAAACCGATTTCTCCAAGTACAAAAATGTGCAGGTAACGGAAGAAATGAAAATCGGGGAGGTTGCCGCTATCACTGGTGTAAACCCGTCCGCTATCCGGCATTGGGAAAAGGAGGGGCTTATCCGCGCCAAGCGGAATCCGGAAAACGGATATAGAGTCTTTACATCCCGGGAATTAAAAAAGATTATTGTGCTAAGCAGCTTAAGGAAAACCGTCTTTTTCATTGAAAGCATGAAGCAGTTGCTTGAAGCTTTAGAGATCCATGATCTTACTACAATTGAACGTTCCTTCAAAGTGGCTCTGCAAAAGCTGAATGAGCAATTGGAAAAGCAAATGAACGGCATAGCGGAACTGATGAGATATATACAATTTTGTAAATCGTTGGAGTGTTAA
- a CDS encoding DUF6809 family protein has translation MKTILEALYRGQINPDEVIIPSQPEYRSVSRQVSAQTMQWRERLGEEAFRELEEYFDLCDRLDSMHVEAAFLHGFRLGANLLIEVMSNREELIPLKPQ, from the coding sequence ATGAAAACTATATTGGAAGCCCTCTACCGTGGACAAATTAACCCCGACGAGGTGATTATTCCGTCTCAGCCGGAATACCGTTCTGTAAGCCGACAAGTGTCAGCGCAGACGATGCAATGGCGTGAACGGTTAGGTGAGGAAGCGTTTCGTGAACTGGAGGAATATTTTGACTTGTGCGATAGATTGGATAGTATGCATGTGGAAGCTGCTTTTCTACATGGGTTCAGGTTGGGAGCAAACCTACTCATTGAGGTTATGAGCAATCGGGAGGAGTTGATTCCATTGAAACCTCAATGA
- a CDS encoding DUF3969 family protein yields MNLQIELKHSGEIQKFLCILNLGMLDSLLEGALTFEDAYSYLYRPYVGQLLKQNNANKEIIELFEECCMLEDIRDMAPEKLQDALELKKEETLDLLKSLSSTENSMYWLNKFDE; encoded by the coding sequence TTGAATTTACAAATTGAATTGAAGCATTCAGGCGAAATTCAAAAGTTTTTATGTATATTAAATCTTGGCATGCTTGATTCCTTGCTTGAAGGAGCATTAACATTTGAAGATGCATATTCGTATCTATACCGTCCTTATGTAGGACAACTTCTAAAACAAAATAATGCCAACAAAGAAATAATTGAATTGTTTGAAGAATGCTGTATGTTGGAAGATATACGAGACATGGCTCCGGAAAAGCTACAAGATGCACTTGAACTGAAAAAGGAAGAAACATTAGATTTACTTAAATCCTTGTCTAGTACAGAAAATTCGATGTATTGGCTTAACAAATTTGACGAATGA
- a CDS encoding RCC1 domain-containing protein: MDFITPNEAVLKAKQYPKNTITAGRRHTALLKSDGTVTAVGDNKYGQCDVSGWRNIVAVAAGNVHMAKNTGNAHTIGLKSDGTVTAVGWNKHNQCDVNDWRDIVAVAAGWCRTIGLKSDGTVVAAGRNNEGECNVSGWHDIVAVAAGDWHTIGLKSDGTVTAAGNNRYRQCDVNGWGDIVAVAAGYLHTALLQSDGSVAAAGWNKHNQCDLSGWRGIVAIAAGSSHTIGLKSDGTVAAAGWNEYGQCNVSDWRDIVAIAAGCAHTVGLKADGTVVAVGDNEYGQCDVSAWRGIRLPGK, translated from the coding sequence ATGGATTTCATTACACCAAACGAAGCGGTGCTAAAGGCGAAACAGTACCCTAAAAATACCATAACGGCGGGTCGCCGCCATACCGCACTGCTTAAATCCGACGGCACAGTGACAGCTGTGGGTGATAATAAATATGGCCAATGTGATGTGAGCGGCTGGCGCAATATTGTAGCGGTTGCGGCGGGTAATGTTCATATGGCAAAGAACACGGGTAATGCCCATACCATCGGGCTTAAATCGGACGGTACGGTGACGGCTGTCGGTTGGAATAAGCATAACCAATGCGATGTAAACGACTGGCGCGATATTGTAGCGGTTGCGGCAGGCTGGTGCCGTACCATTGGGCTTAAATCGGACGGCACGGTGGTAGCAGCGGGCCGAAATAATGAAGGTGAATGTAATGTAAGCGGCTGGCATGATATTGTGGCGGTCGCAGCGGGTGACTGGCATACCATCGGGCTTAAATCGGATGGCACGGTGACGGCTGCGGGAAATAACCGGTATCGCCAATGCGATGTAAACGGTTGGGGCGACATAGTGGCGGTAGCTGCGGGTTACCTTCATACCGCCCTGCTTCAATCGGACGGCTCGGTGGCGGCTGCGGGCTGGAATAAACATAACCAATGCGATTTAAGCGGCTGGCGCGGTATTGTGGCGATTGCGGCGGGTAGCAGTCATACCATCGGGCTTAAATCGGACGGTACTGTGGCAGCTGCGGGCTGGAATGAGTATGGCCAATGTAATGTAAGTGATTGGCGCGATATTGTAGCGATTGCGGCGGGTTGTGCCCATACCGTGGGGCTTAAAGCGGACGGCACAGTGGTTGCTGTAGGTGATAATGAATATGGACAGTGCGATGTAAGCGCCTGGCGCGGCATCCGACTGCCCGGTAAATAG